Proteins from one Phyllobacterium zundukense genomic window:
- a CDS encoding Gfo/Idh/MocA family protein, translated as MAPRIAVLGCGYWGSNHIRTLKSLGALYAVSDQNSDRAAGFAAEQDVLHIEVEDLFTHPDVDAIVMALPPQFHAEAAIRAVTNGKDVLVEKPIALTVPDAEAAVKAAHDNGRIFMVGHVLRFHPAFEKLLDLVKAGDLGKVRYIHSHRLGLGKFHTENDALWDLAPHDLSMILAITETEPLEVRGEGAAVLDHLSDFAHLHLRFPDNVRGHLFASRLNPYRERRLTVVGTKAMAVFDDMEQWDKKLAVYKHSIWQDDGQWASTTEEPTYVKVTQGMPLTRECQSFIDSIKTRKQPKTDGEEAIRVLRILTAGTVAHNKS; from the coding sequence ATGGCTCCACGGATTGCAGTGCTTGGTTGCGGCTATTGGGGGAGCAACCATATCCGCACATTGAAGAGCCTCGGCGCGCTTTATGCCGTATCCGACCAAAACAGCGATCGTGCTGCCGGCTTTGCCGCCGAGCAGGACGTTTTGCATATAGAGGTCGAGGATCTTTTCACCCATCCCGATGTCGATGCCATCGTCATGGCCCTGCCGCCGCAGTTCCATGCGGAAGCGGCTATCCGTGCCGTTACCAATGGCAAGGATGTGCTGGTCGAGAAACCGATCGCCTTGACAGTTCCCGATGCGGAAGCTGCCGTGAAGGCCGCGCATGACAACGGCCGCATCTTCATGGTTGGCCACGTGCTGCGCTTTCACCCGGCTTTCGAGAAACTGCTCGATCTCGTCAAGGCCGGCGATCTCGGCAAGGTCCGCTATATCCACTCGCATCGGCTAGGTCTCGGGAAGTTCCACACCGAGAACGATGCGCTGTGGGATCTGGCGCCGCACGACCTGTCGATGATCCTGGCGATCACGGAGACCGAACCGCTGGAAGTGCGCGGCGAGGGTGCCGCTGTGCTGGATCATTTAAGCGATTTCGCACATCTGCATTTGCGTTTTCCGGATAATGTGCGCGGTCACCTGTTTGCCTCGCGGCTCAACCCTTATCGCGAACGCCGCCTGACCGTGGTCGGCACCAAGGCGATGGCGGTCTTCGACGATATGGAGCAATGGGACAAGAAGCTTGCCGTCTACAAGCATTCGATCTGGCAAGATGACGGCCAGTGGGCCTCGACGACGGAAGAGCCGACATATGTCAAGGTCACGCAGGGCATGCCGCTGACGCGGGAGTGCCAGAGTTTTATCGACAGCATCAAGACGCGCAAGCAACCGAAAACGGACGGCGAGGAAGCTATTCGCGTCTTGCGGATTTTGACCGCGGGAACTGTGGCGCACAATAAAAGCTGA